One segment of Variovorax sp. PAMC28562 DNA contains the following:
- a CDS encoding anthranilate synthase component II — MRVLMIDNYDSFTYNIVQYLGELGAEVDVVRNDGITVAQIGERVAAGITRLVVSPGPCSPAEAGVSVAAIEAFAGRLPILGVCLGHQAIGAAFGGKIVRAQQLMHGKTSQITTTREGVFAGLPEKFTVNRYHSLAIERDSCPADLSVTAWTDDGEIMGVRHTAFAHDVRIEGVQFHPESILTEHGHAMLKNFLE; from the coding sequence ATGAGAGTGCTGATGATCGACAACTACGATTCGTTCACCTACAACATCGTCCAGTACTTAGGTGAGCTGGGGGCGGAGGTCGATGTGGTGCGCAACGACGGGATCACGGTGGCGCAGATCGGCGAGCGTGTGGCGGCGGGTATCACGCGGCTGGTGGTGTCGCCGGGGCCCTGCTCGCCGGCCGAAGCCGGCGTGTCGGTGGCGGCCATCGAGGCTTTCGCGGGCAGGCTGCCGATCTTGGGGGTGTGCCTCGGGCACCAGGCCATCGGCGCGGCCTTCGGCGGCAAGATCGTCCGCGCGCAGCAACTGATGCATGGCAAGACGAGCCAGATCACGACCACACGCGAGGGTGTCTTCGCCGGCCTGCCGGAGAAATTCACGGTGAACCGCTACCACTCGCTGGCCATCGAGCGCGACAGCTGTCCGGCCGATCTGTCAGTCACCGCATGGACCGACGACGGCGAAATCATGGGCGTGCGCCACACCGCTTTTGCGCACGATGTTCGCATCGAAGGTGTGCAGTTCCATCCCGAATCGATCCTGACAGAGCACGGCCACGCCATGCTCAAGAACTTTCTGGAGTAA
- a CDS encoding GxxExxY protein, producing the protein MTAVEPQNAQNDFSHEIIGAAVEVQRVLGTGLLESAYAAALEIELAEREIGFIRNVPFGAMYKGRPLGDVYRAGFVVEQSVVVELKAAELLTDLHRAQVMAALRLSGLKLALLINFNVFPVVKGVHRIVGKP; encoded by the coding sequence ATGACTGCCGTCGAACCACAGAACGCACAGAACGACTTCTCGCACGAGATCATCGGCGCCGCTGTCGAGGTGCAGCGCGTGCTCGGCACCGGGCTGCTCGAAAGCGCTTACGCCGCTGCACTGGAAATCGAACTCGCCGAACGCGAGATCGGTTTTATCCGCAATGTGCCTTTTGGCGCGATGTACAAGGGCCGGCCACTCGGCGACGTGTATCGCGCAGGATTCGTCGTCGAGCAATCGGTCGTCGTCGAGTTGAAGGCGGCCGAGTTGCTGACCGACCTGCATCGCGCGCAAGTGATGGCGGCGCTGCGACTGTCGGGGCTCAAGCTGGCGCTCTTGATCAACTTCAATGTGTTCCCTGTCGTCAAGGGTGTCCATCGGATCGTGGGCAAGCCATGA
- the trpE gene encoding anthranilate synthase component I produces MITELEFKSLSAQGYNRIPLMVEAFADLETPLSLYLKLAHTKDGGKYSFLLESVVGGERFGRYSFIGLPARTLIRASGFGAAARTEVVTDGQVVETAEGNPLDFIDAYQKRFKVALRPGLPRFCGGLAGYFGYDAVRHIEKKLEASCPPDTLGCPDIMLLQCEELAVIDNLSGKLYLIVYADPTRPEAYTIAKRRLRELRDQLKYSVSAPQVKPTQAHPAERSFAKADYLAAVDRAKEMIAGGEFMQVQIGQRISKRYTESPLSLYRALRSMNPSPYMFYYDLGDFHVVAASPEILVRQENMPNGEQKVTIRPLAGTRPRGASAELDKAAEVELINDPKERAEHVMLIDLARNDIGRIAKIGTVKVTEAFAVERYSHVMHIVSNVEGTLKDGMTAIDVLKATFPAGTLTGAPKVHAMEVIDQLEPVKRGIYGGACGYISYAGDMDVAITIRTGIIKNQVLHVQAAAGVVADSVPELEWKETEAKARALLRAAELVEEGLE; encoded by the coding sequence GTGATCACCGAACTCGAATTCAAAAGCCTCAGCGCGCAGGGCTACAACCGCATCCCGCTGATGGTGGAAGCCTTCGCTGACCTCGAAACTCCGCTCTCGCTCTACCTCAAGCTGGCACACACCAAAGACGGCGGCAAATACAGCTTTTTGCTTGAATCCGTTGTGGGCGGCGAGCGCTTCGGGCGCTACAGCTTCATCGGCCTGCCGGCGCGCACGTTGATCCGGGCCAGCGGCTTCGGAGCCGCAGCGCGTACGGAAGTCGTGACCGACGGGCAAGTCGTCGAAACTGCCGAAGGCAATCCGCTGGACTTCATCGATGCGTACCAAAAGCGCTTCAAGGTCGCGTTGCGGCCAGGGCTGCCGCGCTTCTGCGGCGGGCTGGCTGGCTACTTCGGATACGACGCGGTGCGCCACATCGAGAAGAAACTCGAAGCCAGCTGCCCACCCGACACGCTCGGCTGCCCCGACATCATGTTGCTGCAGTGCGAAGAGCTGGCCGTCATCGACAACCTTTCGGGCAAGCTCTATCTGATCGTCTACGCAGACCCGACGCGGCCCGAGGCGTACACCATCGCCAAGCGCCGCCTGCGCGAGTTGCGCGACCAGTTGAAGTACTCGGTCAGCGCGCCGCAGGTGAAGCCGACGCAGGCGCATCCAGCCGAGCGATCGTTCGCAAAGGCCGACTATCTGGCAGCAGTGGACCGCGCCAAGGAGATGATTGCCGGCGGCGAATTCATGCAGGTACAGATCGGCCAGCGCATCAGCAAGCGCTACACCGAGTCACCGCTGTCGCTGTACCGCGCGCTGCGCTCGATGAACCCGTCGCCCTACATGTTCTATTACGACCTGGGCGATTTCCACGTGGTGGCCGCGTCGCCGGAGATCCTGGTGCGTCAGGAGAACATGCCGAACGGCGAGCAGAAGGTGACGATCCGTCCGCTGGCGGGCACGCGTCCGCGCGGCGCGTCGGCCGAGCTCGACAAGGCAGCCGAAGTCGAGCTCATCAACGACCCGAAAGAGCGCGCCGAGCACGTGATGCTGATCGACCTGGCGCGCAACGACATCGGCCGCATCGCGAAGATCGGCACGGTGAAGGTGACCGAGGCTTTTGCCGTCGAGCGCTACAGCCATGTGATGCACATCGTGAGCAACGTCGAAGGCACGCTGAAAGACGGCATGACCGCCATCGATGTACTGAAGGCGACCTTTCCGGCCGGCACGCTGACCGGCGCGCCCAAGGTGCACGCGATGGAAGTCATCGACCAGTTGGAGCCCGTCAAGCGCGGCATCTATGGCGGTGCGTGCGGCTACATCAGCTACGCCGGCGACATGGATGTGGCCATCACCATCCGCACCGGCATCATCAAGAATCAGGTGTTGCACGTGCAGGCGGCGGCGGGTGTCGTTGCCGACTCCGTGCCCGAGCTGGAATGGAAAGAAACCGAAGCCAAGGCGCGCGCGCTGCTGCGTGCGGCCGAACTTGTCGAAGAGGGATTGGAATGA
- a CDS encoding chalcone isomerase family protein, which yields MRTRFRQRIAATLLSLVAISTACTISTANAATVDVSGVKLEDSVSLKGETLQLNGAGIRFKAIFKVYTAGLYLGKKAGTPEEVLAATGSKRVTITMLRDIDANELGKLFTRGVEDNSPRAEFSQLIPGLLRMGQMFADQKTLKTGDTFTIDWIPGTGTVITVRGAMQSDPIKEVAFFNALVRIWLGPSPADYRLKDALLGRSS from the coding sequence ATGCGCACACGATTTCGTCAACGCATCGCGGCAACGCTGTTGTCGCTGGTCGCCATCAGCACCGCCTGCACGATCAGCACGGCCAATGCAGCGACCGTCGATGTTTCCGGCGTCAAGCTCGAAGACAGCGTCAGCCTGAAAGGCGAGACCCTGCAACTGAACGGCGCGGGCATTCGCTTCAAGGCGATCTTCAAGGTCTACACCGCCGGCCTGTATCTGGGCAAGAAGGCCGGCACGCCTGAAGAGGTGCTGGCCGCCACCGGTTCCAAGCGCGTGACCATCACGATGCTGCGCGACATCGATGCCAATGAGCTGGGCAAACTTTTCACCCGCGGCGTCGAAGACAACTCACCGCGCGCCGAGTTCTCGCAGCTCATTCCGGGCCTGCTTCGCATGGGCCAGATGTTCGCCGACCAGAAGACGCTGAAGACCGGCGACACCTTCACGATCGACTGGATTCCAGGCACGGGCACGGTCATCACGGTCAGAGGCGCGATGCAGAGTGATCCGATCAAGGAAGTGGCGTTCTTCAACGCCCTGGTACGCATCTGGCTCGGTCCGTCGCCTGCGGACTACCGGCTCAAAGACGCGCTGCTCGGCCGCAGCAGCTGA
- a CDS encoding LuxR C-terminal-related transcriptional regulator — MKILIADDHRLVIEAVKAKLAELEPGIEFVLAMSVDELLAGASDDLDLAVIDLNMPGADGHAHIDEMRRRHPAVPVIVLSGYEDPVIMRTALAHGVLGFIPKAYSPEVMLSAVRLVLAGGVYVPPMMLSALPPGIMTGVPAVEAAARVATPAAAHTLDHLRNVLTERQVEVLQLLSQGKPNKLIGRALGISEGTVKIHLAAIFRALNVRNRTEAVVAAQTLAEA, encoded by the coding sequence ATGAAAATCCTGATCGCCGACGACCACCGGCTCGTCATCGAGGCGGTCAAGGCCAAGTTGGCGGAACTCGAACCGGGCATCGAGTTCGTGCTGGCCATGAGCGTCGACGAGTTACTCGCCGGGGCTTCGGACGACCTCGACCTGGCCGTGATCGACCTCAACATGCCTGGCGCCGACGGCCATGCGCACATCGACGAGATGCGGCGTCGCCATCCGGCGGTGCCGGTGATCGTGCTGTCTGGCTACGAAGACCCGGTCATCATGCGCACCGCACTGGCGCACGGCGTGCTGGGCTTTATTCCGAAGGCGTATTCGCCCGAGGTGATGTTGTCGGCGGTGCGGCTGGTGCTGGCCGGTGGTGTCTATGTGCCACCGATGATGCTGTCGGCGCTGCCGCCCGGCATCATGACGGGCGTGCCGGCAGTGGAGGCGGCCGCGCGCGTCGCGACCCCAGCCGCGGCCCACACGCTCGACCATCTGCGCAACGTGCTGACCGAGCGGCAGGTCGAAGTGCTGCAACTGCTGTCGCAGGGCAAGCCGAACAAGTTGATAGGGCGCGCGCTCGGCATCAGCGAAGGCACGGTCAAGATTCACCTGGCAGCGATCTTTCGGGCGCTGAACGTGCGCAACCGGACCGAGGCGGTCGTCGCTGCGCAGACGCTGGCGGAGGCCTGA
- a CDS encoding DotU family type IV/VI secretion system protein: protein MARLLDQFSALFSYGLAIDAVDPLRAGVAEPTTRADAQAQARRLLAEARLAATARGTPPAQVESAAFAMVAWLDEIFARQRHWTDAAPPLQAQLFNSSNAHSEFFHHLSGLQAGDDAVREVYWYALANGFTGQYYFEAGDGGELGKLKDLHGRQLPVVPAAIATLAKDRITPQPYALLRTVPPRDPERRERALLRAIAAGAVLVPLMALLWLLLAGPRQTAASAEQRLDQQLRSYACADLQASWGVTGAVGAFSALHINGFVPLADDIAKVEREVRAMPGMSSATFDLRLRVWPHCEVVAILKPYQTRNRDKTFDLIVTAPSAHDGRLREGDAVRIEVTAPNYEGNVRVDYYTADGAVQHLSGAGEPTRFVAGQRLVFGKDIPASWLVSPPFGTVMVVALASPSPFPEAPDRPPFELASAYLLKLREALAANKGGDRLIAEFLFLETAER, encoded by the coding sequence ATGGCGCGCCTGCTCGATCAGTTCTCCGCCCTTTTCTCGTACGGCCTGGCGATCGACGCCGTCGACCCCTTGCGCGCCGGCGTTGCCGAGCCGACCACCCGCGCCGATGCACAGGCACAAGCACGCCGGCTGCTCGCCGAGGCGCGACTGGCAGCAACGGCACGCGGCACCCCGCCCGCGCAGGTCGAATCGGCCGCCTTCGCAATGGTCGCGTGGCTCGACGAAATTTTCGCGCGGCAGCGCCACTGGACCGACGCTGCTCCGCCGCTGCAGGCACAGCTCTTCAATTCCAGCAACGCACACAGCGAGTTCTTTCATCACCTCTCCGGCCTGCAGGCAGGCGACGATGCGGTACGCGAGGTGTATTGGTACGCGCTGGCCAACGGCTTTACCGGCCAGTACTACTTCGAGGCCGGCGACGGCGGCGAGCTCGGCAAGCTCAAGGACTTGCACGGCCGCCAGTTGCCGGTGGTACCGGCCGCTATCGCCACGCTGGCGAAGGACCGCATCACGCCGCAGCCTTACGCCCTGCTCCGCACCGTGCCGCCGCGCGACCCGGAGCGGCGCGAGCGTGCGCTCTTGCGTGCGATTGCCGCCGGTGCGGTGCTCGTCCCGCTCATGGCGCTGTTGTGGCTGCTGCTGGCCGGGCCGCGGCAGACCGCCGCCAGCGCCGAGCAGCGGCTCGATCAGCAACTGCGCAGCTACGCATGTGCCGACCTGCAAGCGAGTTGGGGCGTGACCGGCGCCGTCGGTGCCTTCAGCGCGTTGCACATCAACGGCTTCGTTCCGCTGGCCGACGACATCGCCAAGGTCGAACGCGAGGTGCGCGCCATGCCCGGCATGTCGTCCGCGACCTTCGACTTGCGGCTGCGCGTGTGGCCGCATTGCGAGGTCGTCGCCATCCTGAAGCCGTACCAGACCCGAAACCGCGACAAGACGTTCGACCTCATAGTGACGGCGCCATCGGCGCACGATGGCCGGCTGCGGGAGGGCGATGCCGTGCGCATCGAAGTGACCGCACCGAACTATGAGGGCAACGTGCGGGTCGACTACTACACGGCCGACGGCGCGGTGCAGCATTTGAGCGGCGCGGGCGAGCCGACGCGTTTCGTCGCCGGGCAACGCCTGGTGTTCGGCAAGGACATCCCGGCGAGCTGGCTGGTAAGCCCCCCCTTCGGCACCGTGATGGTGGTCGCGCTGGCGTCGCCTTCCCCGTTTCCGGAGGCGCCGGACCGCCCGCCGTTCGAGCTGGCATCGGCGTATCTGCTCAAGCTGCGTGAGGCGCTCGCCGCCAACAAGGGCGGCGACAGGCTGATCGCGGAGTTCCTCTTCCTGGAGACCGCGGAACGATGA
- a CDS encoding type VI secretion system protein: protein MTATPAVTVLTQLPLVFWLLVTVCIGGATALWWRITGRRRVARRRDLQKLLTLCGPAESPAEQATLDGLGDAPRQARQSSMRSTGGRATLYRTPWFLFLGDAAADVPRLLDAASASAGDADTFQPFWHFWHWHALPSMVAIGIDPQVLQQANPARVRRSWYRALLVLVQERPRLPLNGIVVCVGASSLLPATTGAAGTKEESSAMRMRRLIDEAAEHLHLRLPIYLVVTGLEKLTGYDTLRSSLSKDVLTQVIGYRWSGIAGAGAAASVRAEERATEAFDSIIEGLDALRMALLRQTSTAADRLAIHAFVEQVRAMEPGLRQLADALFGRIGDQRRPHRWRGLYLTGSTPSGADASGAAFSSDLFERFLPADQPLARFDA, encoded by the coding sequence ATGACTGCCACCCCCGCCGTGACCGTGCTGACCCAGCTCCCGCTCGTGTTCTGGCTGCTGGTGACCGTCTGCATCGGCGGGGCGACAGCGCTGTGGTGGCGCATCACGGGTCGGCGCCGAGTGGCGCGGCGCCGTGATTTGCAGAAGCTGCTTACGCTCTGCGGCCCTGCCGAATCGCCGGCCGAGCAGGCCACGCTCGACGGCCTGGGCGACGCACCCCGGCAGGCCCGCCAGTCCTCGATGCGTTCGACCGGCGGCCGTGCAACGTTGTATCGCACGCCCTGGTTTCTGTTCCTCGGCGATGCGGCTGCCGATGTGCCACGCCTGCTCGATGCAGCGAGTGCTTCGGCGGGCGACGCCGACACATTCCAGCCCTTCTGGCATTTCTGGCATTGGCACGCACTGCCATCGATGGTCGCCATCGGCATCGATCCGCAGGTGCTGCAGCAAGCGAACCCCGCACGCGTACGGCGCTCGTGGTACCGGGCGTTGCTGGTGCTGGTGCAGGAGCGGCCACGCCTGCCGCTGAACGGCATCGTCGTTTGCGTCGGCGCGAGCAGCCTGTTGCCAGCGACAACGGGAGCGGCCGGAACAAAGGAGGAGTCATCGGCCATGCGCATGCGCCGCCTGATCGACGAAGCCGCCGAACACCTGCATCTGCGACTGCCGATCTACCTCGTGGTCACCGGCCTCGAGAAACTGACCGGCTACGACACGCTCCGCTCGTCGTTGTCGAAAGACGTGCTGACGCAGGTGATCGGTTATCGCTGGTCGGGCATTGCGGGCGCTGGTGCGGCGGCCAGCGTCCGCGCCGAAGAGCGCGCGACCGAAGCCTTCGACTCGATCATCGAGGGGCTCGATGCATTGCGCATGGCGCTGCTGCGGCAGACCAGCACAGCGGCGGACCGACTGGCGATTCATGCGTTCGTCGAACAGGTCCGCGCCATGGAACCAGGGCTGCGTCAGCTGGCCGACGCGCTGTTCGGCCGCATCGGGGACCAGCGTCGCCCGCACCGCTGGCGCGGGCTGTACCTCACGGGCTCGACGCCTTCGGGCGCGGACGCATCGGGCGCCGCCTTTTCGTCGGATCTGTTCGAGCGCTTCTTGCCGGCCGACCAGCCGCTGGCGCGCTTCGATGCCTAG
- the tssJ gene encoding type VI secretion system lipoprotein TssJ — translation MTASGVLLAGLVLAGCSAPPPPKPVVTQVSMTLTAGPDANPDTRLRPSPLTVRVYALKSPGPFESADFFSLFEKDQATLGAEMAQREEVLLRPGESKKLEMTLAADVKVIGVMAAYRDLERARWREVKVLQVGKPLVMTATFGARQITIDPK, via the coding sequence ATGACCGCATCGGGCGTGTTGCTCGCCGGCCTCGTGCTCGCCGGTTGCAGCGCACCTCCTCCGCCCAAGCCGGTGGTGACGCAGGTCTCCATGACGTTGACTGCAGGCCCCGACGCCAATCCCGATACGCGCCTGCGCCCGTCGCCGCTCACGGTTCGCGTGTATGCGCTCAAGTCGCCGGGACCGTTCGAGAGCGCCGACTTCTTCTCGCTGTTCGAAAAAGACCAGGCCACGCTCGGCGCTGAAATGGCGCAGCGCGAAGAAGTTCTGCTGCGACCCGGCGAGAGCAAGAAGCTCGAAATGACGTTGGCCGCGGACGTCAAGGTCATCGGCGTGATGGCGGCGTATCGCGACCTGGAGCGCGCACGCTGGCGCGAGGTCAAGGTGCTGCAGGTCGGCAAGCCGCTGGTGATGACGGCGACCTTCGGCGCGCGGCAGATCACCATCGATCCGAAGTGA